The Halobacterium sp. R2-5 DNA segment GTTTCGGCGATATCTGCTTGCGGCGGTACTCGCCATCGGGTTCACCGTGGCTATCTACCTCGTGTTCACGACCGGACTCGGGCTCCCGCTCCCATCACCACTGCTGCGTGATCTGATCACAGGGGTGCTATAAATAGTAATGATTGAACAATTTAGCCCGTTACAGGTCGGCGTGATGCTTGAGATATTCACCGATCCCTATCTGATCGGGATAATCATCGCATCCGTTATTATCGGCGTGTCAGCCGGGATGATCCCTGGACTCAACGCGTCCGTAACGGTTGCGATCCTTCTCCCGGTAGCGTTCGGGATGGATCCAATCCCGGCGATGATCTTCTTCTTCGGGATCTACTCCGGGGCGCAATACGGTGGATCGGTAGCAGCGATCCTCATCAACACACCCGGGACCACAGCAGCGGCCGCAACGACCTTTGACGGCTACCCGATGTCGAAGAAGGGGGAGTCCGGTCGCGCACTGGGAATCGCAGCGCTCGCTTCCGGCCTTGGGGGATTATTCAGCGTCGTCGTACTCATCACCATCGGGCCGCCGTTCGCTGAGTTCGCGCTCAACTTCGGTCCCGCCGAAATCGCCGCGATTTCGATCTTCGGGTTAAGCCTCGTCTCCGCCGTCTCTGGCGACAGCCTAGCAAAAGGGCTTGTCGGGACGGCGCTGGGGATCTTCATCGCGACGATCGGTCGGGACCCCGTCTCGGGGTACAGCCGATTCACCCTTGACTCGCTGCTCCTAACCGACGGGATTAACTTCATCGCAGCGCTCATTGGGCTGTTCGCCGTCTCGGAAGTGCTGCTGAACGTCGAAACGATCCATGACTCAGTCAAAGGATTTGGCCAGCGGGTCGAATCCACATTCCCGTCGATGGCTGACATCAAGGAGTCCGCTCGCGTCATCGTGAGCGGTATGTTCGTCGGCTCGTTTATCGGAACGCTTCCCGGGTCCGGGTCCACGCTGGGGTCATTTATTCACTACGGCATCGCTCAGCGGATCGCCCACCGCGGGAAGGAATTCGGTACAGGCGTCATCGAGGGCGTCGCTGCTTCCGAGTCCGCGAACAACGCTGCGACTGGTGGGGCGATGATCCCGCTTCTCACCCTCGGTATTCCAGGTAGTGGCACCACGGCAGTCATGCTCGGTGCCCTAAATATCCTGAATATCAGTCCCGGACCACAGCTCTTCACCGAGCAGTCAGAGCTACTCTGGATGTGGTTCGGTGGGTTCATCTTGGCGAACATCTTCTTCGTCGTGATCGCCTTCATGCTCCTGCCGGTGTTCGTTCGAGTGTTGGAGACACCCCGTGCGATCCTGTTCTCGGTCATCGCGGTGTTGACCATCGTGGGAACGTTCGCACTCGAGAACACGCTCCGGCAGGCATGGCTGATGTTCGCTATGGGAGTCCTCGGGTACGTCCTGAAGAAGTTCGACTTCCCAGTTGGTCCAATCGTGCTTGCCATCGTGCTCGCACCGATCATTGAGTTGGGTATTCGCCGGGCCCTCGCCATCAGTGGCGGCGCAGTTGGTCCGGTGGTCACCAAGCCCATCGTCGC contains these protein-coding regions:
- a CDS encoding tripartite tricarboxylate transporter permease codes for the protein MLEIFTDPYLIGIIIASVIIGVSAGMIPGLNASVTVAILLPVAFGMDPIPAMIFFFGIYSGAQYGGSVAAILINTPGTTAAAATTFDGYPMSKKGESGRALGIAALASGLGGLFSVVVLITIGPPFAEFALNFGPAEIAAISIFGLSLVSAVSGDSLAKGLVGTALGIFIATIGRDPVSGYSRFTLDSLLLTDGINFIAALIGLFAVSEVLLNVETIHDSVKGFGQRVESTFPSMADIKESARVIVSGMFVGSFIGTLPGSGSTLGSFIHYGIAQRIAHRGKEFGTGVIEGVAASESANNAATGGAMIPLLTLGIPGSGTTAVMLGALNILNISPGPQLFTEQSELLWMWFGGFILANIFFVVIAFMLLPVFVRVLETPRAILFSVIAVLTIVGTFALENTLRQAWLMFAMGVLGYVLKKFDFPVGPIVLAIVLAPIIELGIRRALAISGGAVGPVVTKPIVAILLVLSVVTFFSPYFREIYDGLSRVRAG